A window of the Microplitis mediator isolate UGA2020A chromosome 5, iyMicMedi2.1, whole genome shotgun sequence genome harbors these coding sequences:
- the LOC130669086 gene encoding rho GTPase-activating protein 20-like isoform X3 — translation MMTMFGTLVQRLTSPVTSPTSSRRRFKSPSRWEVQSDPEDDCGTVPTIRKSRAKHLLDKRKSKSRARGLNVGEPIICTTVPNVAGWCDSTSGFPLRGTKSLGRLDGFKEVQRLAEYERYLGQEARTLIESNSNNNNNNNNNHHHHHNNNNNKTNITSGAVLQRAQLEGDLHRIQELFPGDNLRLHERDVLTTKMKNLIRKRNGPNPGRLTRALSQKNLQNISNSPVPATKSSPRTFLLETPVQFTTGMQSQDRHLFLFSDLLLIAKARSGGNFKLKQTVKMSELWLTAGHIEDVAESNKSQETSFVLGWPTTNVVATFMTAAARDLWWGRLTELVREESLKEPPDTNIQVVYHDNDTNTEYCKTIMVSSEMTAATCVSLATRLLDLQGPFQLWARTCADEAPYPLIGHERPFAIKLSNLRHTLSTEEGFDLEHCNKSGHDTCHFILRPILKSPIKKNKSKISGLLRRSLSLNPSIFGVNLSRLDENGLPKPVLVMLQQLFAKGPFTQGIFRKSANVRIVRELRDQIESTGDSSCLEDAPIIAVAALLKDFLRSLPDPLLTSHLFPLWMASLESKNSVQTIKSILDRLPKANYTLLSHLVCVLHHIARRSKHNLMCASNLGVCCGPSLLWSSNPTVNQSRAIPALTEMLIRHCEVLFGDAVTQLFGEERSDSGAEESTDSLHSGGLSLDSLDLTEPPRKDHMSLSRDSGLTLSDCQLFIPESPVGSEDSAVNASTSSFDKSSADKDKCLNKSYIRVYTGWEDRLNGYTTTTTTTATTPPTTTTTTTTPSPTATKNQQNNEPFRDDKLNYPNPNFQRQDWLRAQLKRTPRTKLEDDQRKERFDDKDIFSRDYLRQASIKENVENCKEIVFRTQQQQQQQQQQQQQQNVDSCLDSRISNHDSEQSSTGESTISSERSHSYDFKKERFDFKKIKSDYSSSSGCDQSPVSSQNGSYHSTGDLYEFKKVLTKHESRLENNNIYGNRETLTEIYSSDIYKFKQADTIEVFCDETDDDTRTWPDTPPPLPPRLRHLPPVHMSLEDRHKITGRSRSLPPPPPYRPPPQPRAPITTRHLGYPRSIIDDESYV, via the exons GTTCAGAGGCTCGCTGAGTACGAGCGATACTTGGGCCAAGAAGCACGTACACTAATAGAGtctaatagtaataataataataataataataataatcatcatcatcatcataataataataataataaaacgaaCATAACCAGCGGCGCAGTTCTTCAACGTGCCCAACTTGAGGGTGACCTTCACCGCATCCAAGAACTATTTCCGGGCGACAACCTGCGTTTACATGAGCGAGATGTCCTCACGACG aAAATGAAGAATTTGATACGTAAGAGAAATGGACCAAATCCTGGTCGACTGACTCGCGCATTGTCGCAAAAAAATCTTCAGAATATCAGCAACTCACCAGTACCAGCGACAAAATCATCACCGCGGACATTTCTACTGGAGACACCGGTACAATTTACCACGGGTATGCAGTCCCAGGACCGGCATCTTTTTCTCTTCTCAGATCTGCTGCTGATTGCCAAGGCACGAAGTGGtggaaattttaaactcaagCAGACAGTGAAGATGAGCGAACTTTGGCTAACCGCAGGACACATTGAAGATGTTGCTGAGTCAAACAAATCTCAAGAAACGAGCTTTGTTCTCGGTTGGCCTACGACAAATGTTGTTGCAACCTTCAT gACTGCAGCTGCCAGAGATTTGTGGTGGGGACGTTTGACAGAATTGGTACGGGAAGAAAGTCTGAAAGAACCACCAGACACCAATATCCAAGTTGTTTATCACGACAATGACACAAACACAGAATAT tgcaAGACAATAATGGTGAGCTCAGAGATGACAGCGGCGACATGCGTGAGTCTAGCAACCCGACTATTGGATCTTCAAGGCCCCTTTCAGCTCTGGGCAAGAACTTGTGCTGACGAAGCCCCTTACCCTCTTATAGGCCATGAGAGGCCTTTTGCAATAAAGCTCTCTAATTTACGACACACACTGTCAACTGAAGAAGGGTTTGATCTGGAGCACTGCAACAAAAGTGGCCATGACACTTGTCATTTTATTTTGCGACCAATTCTCAAGtcaccaataaaaaaaaataaatcaaaaatcagTGGATTACTTAGACGATCTTTGTCATTAAATCCAAGTATTTTTGGTGTTAATTTATCACGATTAGACGAAAATGGTTTACCTAAACCAGTACTAGTGATGCTTCAGCAATTATTTGCAAAAGGTCCTTTTACTCAAGGAATATTCCGTAAGTCAGCAAACGTTCGGATTGTTCGAGAGCTTCGAGATCAAATTGAATCAACTGGTGACTCAAGTTGTTTAGAAGATGCGCCAATCATTGCCGTTGCTGCATTactaaaagattttttacgaTCATTGCCCGATCCACTACTTACTTCTCATTTATTTCCACTTTGGATGGCCAGTTTAGAATCTAAAAATTCTGTACAGACTATCAAAAG caTTCTTGATCGACTGCCAAAAGCCAATTACACTCTTTTATCTCATTTGGTGTGCGTGCTTCATCACATAGCCCGTCGTTCAAAGCATAATTTGATGTGCGCAAGTAATTTAGGCGTCTGTTGTGGACCAAGTCTTCTTTGGTCATCAAATCCAACAGTAAATCAGAGTCGTGCCATTCCAGCACTTACAGAGATGTTGATTCGTCACTGTGAAGTGTTATTTGGTGACGCTGTGACTCAGCTATTTGGCGAGGAACGCAGTGACAGCGGGGCTGAAGAGAGCACTGACAGTTTACACT CAGGTGGGCTTTCGTTGGACAGTTTAGATTTAACAGAGCCTCCACGCAAGGATCACATGTCACTGTCACGTGATTCAGGACTGACATTGTCAGATTGTCAACTTTTCATACCCGAGTCACCAGTCGGCTCAGAAGACTCTGCAGTAAATGCATCAACTTCAAGTTTTGACAAGTCATCAGCAGACAAAGACAAGTGTCTCAATAAATCTTATATTCGTGTCTACACTGGCTGGGAGGATCGACTGAATGGTtatacaacaacaacaacaacaacagcaacgaCGCCGCCAACAACGACGACGACAACGACAACCCCAAGTCCAACTGCTACCAAAAATCAACAGAACAATGAACCTTTTCGCGATGACAAACTTAACTATccaaatccaaattttcaacGACAAGATTGGCTGCGTGCCCAACTTAAACGAACTCCTAGAACTAAACTAGAAGACGATCAACGCAAAGAACGTTTTGATGACAAGGATATTTTCAGTCGTGATTACTTACGTCAGGCTTctataaaagaaaatgtagaaaattgcaaagaaattgtttttagaacacaacagcagcaacagcaacaacaacaacaacagcaacaacaaaaTGTAGATTCATGTCTTGACAGTCGTATCTCTAATCACGATTCCGAGCAGAGTTCCACTGGTGAGTCTACGATCTCATCAGAGCGTAGTCAcagttatgattttaaaaaagaacgttttgatttcaaaaaaataaaatcagacTATTCTTCTTCTTCTGGTTGTGATCAATCACCAGTGTCGTCACAAAATGGGAGTTATCATTCAACTGGAGATttgtatgaatttaaaaaagtattgactAAACATGAAAGTagattagaaaataataatatttatggaaATCGTGAGACATTAACTGAAATTTATAGTagtgatatttataaattcaaacaaGCTGATACAATTGAGGTATTTTGTGATGAGACTGATGATGATACACGTACATGGCCTGATACTCCACCACCACTGCCACCCCGATTGAGGCATCTGCCTCCAGTGCACATGAGTCTTGAGGATCGACACAAAATCACTGGTAGGTCACGGTCTTTGCCACCTCCGCCACCTTACCGACCTCCACCCCAACCGCGAGCTCCCATTACCACAAGACATCTTGGCTATCCTCGATCGATTATTGACGATGAGAgttatgtttaa
- the LOC130669086 gene encoding rho GTPase-activating protein 20-like isoform X4: protein MNNQRIRVSWCVLLPGIYDVPKKKSGVMWFKYYKGYYDVRKYHESVQRLAEYERYLGQEARTLIESNSNNNNNNNNNHHHHHNNNNNKTNITSGAVLQRAQLEGDLHRIQELFPGDNLRLHERDVLTTKMKNLIRKRNGPNPGRLTRALSQKNLQNISNSPVPATKSSPRTFLLETPVQFTTGMQSQDRHLFLFSDLLLIAKARSGGNFKLKQTVKMSELWLTAGHIEDVAESNKSQETSFVLGWPTTNVVATFMTAAARDLWWGRLTELVREESLKEPPDTNIQVVYHDNDTNTEYCKTIMVSSEMTAATCVSLATRLLDLQGPFQLWARTCADEAPYPLIGHERPFAIKLSNLRHTLSTEEGFDLEHCNKSGHDTCHFILRPILKSPIKKNKSKISGLLRRSLSLNPSIFGVNLSRLDENGLPKPVLVMLQQLFAKGPFTQGIFRKSANVRIVRELRDQIESTGDSSCLEDAPIIAVAALLKDFLRSLPDPLLTSHLFPLWMASLESKNSVQTIKSILDRLPKANYTLLSHLVCVLHHIARRSKHNLMCASNLGVCCGPSLLWSSNPTVNQSRAIPALTEMLIRHCEVLFGDAVTQLFGEERSDSGAEESTDSLHSGGLSLDSLDLTEPPRKDHMSLSRDSGLTLSDCQLFIPESPVGSEDSAVNASTSSFDKSSADKDKCLNKSYIRVYTGWEDRLNGYTTTTTTTATTPPTTTTTTTTPSPTATKNQQNNEPFRDDKLNYPNPNFQRQDWLRAQLKRTPRTKLEDDQRKERFDDKDIFSRDYLRQASIKENVENCKEIVFRTQQQQQQQQQQQQQQNVDSCLDSRISNHDSEQSSTGESTISSERSHSYDFKKERFDFKKIKSDYSSSSGCDQSPVSSQNGSYHSTGDLYEFKKVLTKHESRLENNNIYGNRETLTEIYSSDIYKFKQADTIEVFCDETDDDTRTWPDTPPPLPPRLRHLPPVHMSLEDRHKITGRSRSLPPPPPYRPPPQPRAPITTRHLGYPRSIIDDESYV, encoded by the exons ATGAACAACCAGAGAATCCGCGTGTCGTGGTGCGTATTGCTACCTGGAATTTACGATgtgcctaaaaaaaaatctggagtGATGTGGTTTAAATATTACAAGGGATATTATGATGTCCGCAAGTATCACGAGTCG GTTCAGAGGCTCGCTGAGTACGAGCGATACTTGGGCCAAGAAGCACGTACACTAATAGAGtctaatagtaataataataataataataataataatcatcatcatcatcataataataataataataaaacgaaCATAACCAGCGGCGCAGTTCTTCAACGTGCCCAACTTGAGGGTGACCTTCACCGCATCCAAGAACTATTTCCGGGCGACAACCTGCGTTTACATGAGCGAGATGTCCTCACGACG aAAATGAAGAATTTGATACGTAAGAGAAATGGACCAAATCCTGGTCGACTGACTCGCGCATTGTCGCAAAAAAATCTTCAGAATATCAGCAACTCACCAGTACCAGCGACAAAATCATCACCGCGGACATTTCTACTGGAGACACCGGTACAATTTACCACGGGTATGCAGTCCCAGGACCGGCATCTTTTTCTCTTCTCAGATCTGCTGCTGATTGCCAAGGCACGAAGTGGtggaaattttaaactcaagCAGACAGTGAAGATGAGCGAACTTTGGCTAACCGCAGGACACATTGAAGATGTTGCTGAGTCAAACAAATCTCAAGAAACGAGCTTTGTTCTCGGTTGGCCTACGACAAATGTTGTTGCAACCTTCAT gACTGCAGCTGCCAGAGATTTGTGGTGGGGACGTTTGACAGAATTGGTACGGGAAGAAAGTCTGAAAGAACCACCAGACACCAATATCCAAGTTGTTTATCACGACAATGACACAAACACAGAATAT tgcaAGACAATAATGGTGAGCTCAGAGATGACAGCGGCGACATGCGTGAGTCTAGCAACCCGACTATTGGATCTTCAAGGCCCCTTTCAGCTCTGGGCAAGAACTTGTGCTGACGAAGCCCCTTACCCTCTTATAGGCCATGAGAGGCCTTTTGCAATAAAGCTCTCTAATTTACGACACACACTGTCAACTGAAGAAGGGTTTGATCTGGAGCACTGCAACAAAAGTGGCCATGACACTTGTCATTTTATTTTGCGACCAATTCTCAAGtcaccaataaaaaaaaataaatcaaaaatcagTGGATTACTTAGACGATCTTTGTCATTAAATCCAAGTATTTTTGGTGTTAATTTATCACGATTAGACGAAAATGGTTTACCTAAACCAGTACTAGTGATGCTTCAGCAATTATTTGCAAAAGGTCCTTTTACTCAAGGAATATTCCGTAAGTCAGCAAACGTTCGGATTGTTCGAGAGCTTCGAGATCAAATTGAATCAACTGGTGACTCAAGTTGTTTAGAAGATGCGCCAATCATTGCCGTTGCTGCATTactaaaagattttttacgaTCATTGCCCGATCCACTACTTACTTCTCATTTATTTCCACTTTGGATGGCCAGTTTAGAATCTAAAAATTCTGTACAGACTATCAAAAG caTTCTTGATCGACTGCCAAAAGCCAATTACACTCTTTTATCTCATTTGGTGTGCGTGCTTCATCACATAGCCCGTCGTTCAAAGCATAATTTGATGTGCGCAAGTAATTTAGGCGTCTGTTGTGGACCAAGTCTTCTTTGGTCATCAAATCCAACAGTAAATCAGAGTCGTGCCATTCCAGCACTTACAGAGATGTTGATTCGTCACTGTGAAGTGTTATTTGGTGACGCTGTGACTCAGCTATTTGGCGAGGAACGCAGTGACAGCGGGGCTGAAGAGAGCACTGACAGTTTACACT CAGGTGGGCTTTCGTTGGACAGTTTAGATTTAACAGAGCCTCCACGCAAGGATCACATGTCACTGTCACGTGATTCAGGACTGACATTGTCAGATTGTCAACTTTTCATACCCGAGTCACCAGTCGGCTCAGAAGACTCTGCAGTAAATGCATCAACTTCAAGTTTTGACAAGTCATCAGCAGACAAAGACAAGTGTCTCAATAAATCTTATATTCGTGTCTACACTGGCTGGGAGGATCGACTGAATGGTtatacaacaacaacaacaacaacagcaacgaCGCCGCCAACAACGACGACGACAACGACAACCCCAAGTCCAACTGCTACCAAAAATCAACAGAACAATGAACCTTTTCGCGATGACAAACTTAACTATccaaatccaaattttcaacGACAAGATTGGCTGCGTGCCCAACTTAAACGAACTCCTAGAACTAAACTAGAAGACGATCAACGCAAAGAACGTTTTGATGACAAGGATATTTTCAGTCGTGATTACTTACGTCAGGCTTctataaaagaaaatgtagaaaattgcaaagaaattgtttttagaacacaacagcagcaacagcaacaacaacaacaacagcaacaacaaaaTGTAGATTCATGTCTTGACAGTCGTATCTCTAATCACGATTCCGAGCAGAGTTCCACTGGTGAGTCTACGATCTCATCAGAGCGTAGTCAcagttatgattttaaaaaagaacgttttgatttcaaaaaaataaaatcagacTATTCTTCTTCTTCTGGTTGTGATCAATCACCAGTGTCGTCACAAAATGGGAGTTATCATTCAACTGGAGATttgtatgaatttaaaaaagtattgactAAACATGAAAGTagattagaaaataataatatttatggaaATCGTGAGACATTAACTGAAATTTATAGTagtgatatttataaattcaaacaaGCTGATACAATTGAGGTATTTTGTGATGAGACTGATGATGATACACGTACATGGCCTGATACTCCACCACCACTGCCACCCCGATTGAGGCATCTGCCTCCAGTGCACATGAGTCTTGAGGATCGACACAAAATCACTGGTAGGTCACGGTCTTTGCCACCTCCGCCACCTTACCGACCTCCACCCCAACCGCGAGCTCCCATTACCACAAGACATCTTGGCTATCCTCGATCGATTATTGACGATGAGAgttatgtttaa
- the LOC130669087 gene encoding uncharacterized protein LOC130669087 gives MFIILSVIINFIAINVDSEIVPFDELFPGDTFNLNDLNSTSVNVRGSIFNSYSDGVDFIDNYELENRNYITTIKRNCVPIESFESYYYPDIYIDDEKYNPSEIFGKFDIKNDNFFNIDKKFLSDKYSYGIIKLCRQMAFKFLHVNPIKQNNLPNFNGSKNYKILHESSDILRFKRNNETHSVSLINTGGCLLQVFVNKAELCNKIDQSKIQINYLNDFFETNLYKSRIISSNNNQTITQFVNGVFTFSNNYNTVNRSLFTFEHLHNDLKDIILKHLNQKNIIKINLFSLPEFPEISKINQQQSIGKKMNLKPGDVIDQDDLKELKPENYTGNLYHSTNVPITLFDYTDCYQYNNNQLVTLEYDYKNYYYKLNLFEEMVKRKNYGVDYKYLNKNYKCLKITICSQFQGPKSPNMPSSLKVINLDEFKNNYEKYNIFKNENIVMRLSNKTNIYYISDMEYGDCLFQTLIYPASTEIYQVNNLHVLPVYTGEIISASNNPTLKDWVKNLITTTSFTIGDSLINLKLNEIELVFPIISMLNNNKVLINLYLNQLN, from the exons atgtttataattttatccgtaattataaatttcatagCAATAAATGTAGATAGTGAAATAGTACCATTCGATGAATTATTTCCTGGTGATACattcaatttaaatgatttaaattcgACGTCAGTTAACGTCCGTGGTAGCATATTTAACAGTTACAGTGATGGGGTAGATTTTATTGACAATTACGAACTCgaaaatagaaattatattACGACTATTAAACGAAACTGTGTACCTATAGAATCATTTGAATCGTATTATTATCCagatatttatattgatgatGAAAAGTATAATCCATCTGAAATATTTggtaaatttgatataaagaatgataacttttttaatatcgataaaaaatttttaagtgataaATATTCGTAtggtattataaaattatgccGACAAATGGCATTCAAATTTCTACATGTCAAtccaattaaacaaaataatttgcCGAATTTTAACGGaagcaaaaattataaaattttacatgaaTCATCAGATATATTACGATTCAAAAGAAATAATGAGACACATTCggtatcattaattaatacagGAGGTTGTTTATTACAA GTTTTCGTAAATAAGGCTGAATTGTGCAATAAAATTGAtcaaagtaaaattcaaataaattatctaaatgattttttcgaaacaaatttatataaaagtcGCATTATATCCTCCAATAATAACCAAACAATAACACAATTTGTAAATGGTGTATTTacttttagtaataattataacacaGTCAATCGTTCTCTTTTTACTTTTGAGCATTTACATAATGACCTCaaagatattattttaaaacatttaaaccaaaaaaatattattaaaataaatttattttcactgcCTGAATTTCcggaaatatcaaaaattaatcagcAGCAATCTattggtaaaaaaatgaatttaaaaccAGGTGATGTTATCGATCAAGATGATTTGAAAGAATTAAAACCAGAAAATTATACTGGTAACTTATATCATTCTACAAATGTACCAATAACTTTGTTTGATTATACTGATTGCTATCAATATAATAACAATCAATTGGTTACACTTGAGtacgattataaaaattattattataaattaaatttatttgaagaaaTGGTTAAACGTAAAAATTATGGAGtcgattataaatatttgaataaaaattataaatgtcttaaaataactatttgtTCACAATTTCAAGGACCAAAATCACCAAACATGCCATCatctttaaaagttattaatttagatgaatttaaaaataattatgaaaaatacaatatttttaaaaatgaaaatatcgtTATGCGACtttcaaataaaacaaatatatattacatttcTGATATGGAATATGGTGATTGCTTATTTCag acaTTGATATATCCTGCTTCAACTGAAATAtatcaagtaaataatttacatgtaCTGCCTGTATACACCGGTGAAATTATATCAGCAAGTAATAATCCAACTCTCAAAGATTgggtcaaaaatttaattactaccACTTCTTTTACTATTGGCGATAGTCTTATAAATCTAAAACTTAATGAAATAGAATTAGTATTTCCTATTATCAGTAtgcttaataataataaagtattaattaatttatatttgaatcaattaaattga